Below is a genomic region from Medicago truncatula cultivar Jemalong A17 chromosome 3, MtrunA17r5.0-ANR, whole genome shotgun sequence.
ATGTAGTCtgtttaaaatattgaataaattgatTGATAAAATAGTACTGGTAGTATTTTATATATAGTGATTAAGAGATTATTTAATTTGAGGCAGATGGAGTAGCTCTTTTCTGGGGGATAGATTACTACAACAATGAATTATTGCATTCTGATAAGGACCGAGTTGGTTCTGTGACAACAGAGATACTATTGGAAAAAGATGAGAATTCCTTCACATTGCAAAACGGATGGACATTTCCAAGAAGAATATATTTCAACGGTGAAAACTGTGACATGCCTTTACCTGACACATTCCCTATGTTACCAAATGGTAGCTCCAGTTTAAGACCAACTTCCCATGTTTTTACtctttcattaatttatttgttgctTGTCCAATTAGTACTGCTGTAGTAATACTGTACTACTCCTTTGCTTTTGATTTTCAACACTCACTAGTGACTACGTGTACTTAGTTTCTAGTATATCTTAATTCCTCAATTTTTAAGGGTCCATAACATTgtgttttattattgttattattgtaAGGGAAGAGTTCCCCCTCTCCTTGTACTAGGAATCCAAATCCAGGTACTCAATTTTTTCCCTTAAAGACTAAATAAATCGCCATGTTGGAaccaaaaataaagaatttttttttatgatagtcTAGTGACTAGAATTTCATCTTTAAGGTAAATAAGTGGAGAATTTGTGATTCGAATCTCAGTCCCAACATATTttaatgcattgtccttacaAAACGAGTTATACTCACTCGACTGTCAATATACTATTTGTTCTTGACCGGTTAAAAGCCCAATAAAGCAAGGCCCATTAAGTCAAGGGCCAAGGCAGACAAGGCAAAACACGATGGAGGAGCACGCGAAGTCATGTGTAGATCACCGCATAGGAGTACGCCCTAACTCCATCACTTTCGTCTGTGTAATCACCAGCAACCTCCTATGAAGGCGTTGCACTTCGTGGGGGCTGTTAGCGCTTTCTGCGCCTATATAAGAGTGATTTCAATGTACATTTCACTTTTACTATTTTCTGCACATAACCACCACTTTCAGTTACTGACTTGAGCTTGGAGTGCTAACGTAGCTTACCTGCAAACACATTTCTCCTCTCTATGAAGACTTAACATTCGTCGCACTGGAGCACCGTAAACACATTCTTGGATCGTTCGTCAGCAGACATATcactattatataatatatttaattatttataatttaattacatttatcaacaattattttttgttttccttttttttttttaaaaaccaatatgttttctttttaaatgtgATCATTTTTTCAATTAGAATTCGAATTGTATGTTGTGAAAGTCTAATTGTTATTCTAGATCGAACTTCTTTGTAGAAAATTTTAAACTTAGTTACTTTGTTTTCCAATTTCATAAGCAAAACTTACttgttgaataatttaatttgatctaatctaatgttaaaatattattacttttacCAAAGTTACCgcataaaaccaaaaaaaaaaaattataaaaaatagtagtaaAAAGTAGAGGGGGTTGTTAATTTGTGGAACATGAACCAATATTCGATTTGGGTACTAAAAAGAGAATAGAAAAGAAAGGGAAAGGGAAAGAATCAGCAAGAAACGAAAGGAAGTAGGACTGCAATGGCTGCTGTGCAACAATCAGATGCTCCTTTAGCTTCAACCACCGACGAAAAACCCATTTCCAACATCGTCATAGTCATTGGTACTAACTGCTAAtactattcttcttcttcttcatgatttttaatcatttgatttgatttgattaataATATCATTTATCAGCTATGCAGACGGAGGCACAACCTGTTGTCAATAAATTTGAGCTCATCGAAGATCCTAATTCTCCGTTagtcttattattttattttaatttattagggttttacttaactttttccTAATTAAATTGATGATTCCAGTTTTCCAGAAGGTGTTCCTTGGGTACGTTATCATGGGAAATTCAAAGGTCTCAATTTGAACTTGATTTGGCCTGGTAAAGATCCTTCTTCTGGGGTTGATAGTGTTGGCACCATATCCTCTGCTCTTGTTACATATGCTGCTATTCAATCTTTCAAACCTGATTTGATCATTAATGCTGGCACTGCTGGTGGCTTCAAGGCCAGGGGAGCTAGTGTCGGTGACATTTTCATTGCATCAGACTGTGCTTTTCATGACAGAAGAATACCCATTCCTGTAAGTCAAACTGTGCTGAGCTTAATGGAATCACATTACATATATTTTGTGGAAGGATCCTTTGTCtgcttttggttttttttctttctatactTTTTCCTTCCAGTAATAGCACTCTCTTATCTAAGAAATCAAGGTAGTTAGAGTCGAGATCCCATACCTGATTGGGGATCGTTAGATCCTACCAAATTCATATATATTGTATATAGGTTCCTACATATGCATAGAAAACAACATAATTTACTGAAAAAAATACTTCAATTCACACtcaaattacttaaaaaaaaaaaaaaaaactcagctgTAGCAAATCACACTTAAAAACAACTAAAAACCTCCACAACAGTCAAGGGTTGTTGTATCGGGTGAGAAGGAAAAGGTTGCACAAcaatgaatagaaaaaaaacagtatttaaattGACTTGAGAGAGGGAGTGGAGTGCTATGAATCTGGGTGTATCACTTCATTGGGAAGGTTTccaatataattattaattaataattatttggtATAATAGGTAAGAAAAGAAGTGTTTCACGTGAcagcaaaaaaaaagtgttttttgggtttttttaaaGCTTTTATTACATTCTTACGAAACCGGGTTGCGAACCCGACCCACAAATCCAGAATTTTTAAGAAGACGATCGGAATCGGCAGGAATGCACAATTCCACCGCTTTCATGTGTTTTCGCTGCAATCCCGGACGCTCCCACCAATTTCTGATTCTGGATCTACTCAAGCACGCAGATGGTACTCAAGATCGTAGTCTCATGCGTTTCTACTAGTCAAATTGCGGTCTTGTCTACCTTGTaagaaataattattaaatgttttgcaatgattttttttaaagaatgtacATATCTTGCTTTATTTGCTGCATTTAATGTGAGTGAAATAAGAAAAGGAAGACTAAAGTGGTTGACCTTTTATGTCATGTGTTACTTTATACTAAAAGTATGTCAAGTTGCGTTTTGAAGGATTTAAATGCCATCttctttttgtttccttttaaaCTTGCATTTGTATTATGGTTTAATTTAacagattttaaattttttagctTGATAGCTTTGTAATTATGGTTTAGTTTGATAGCTCTAACTGTTTTTACTGGCAAAATGAATgctaaataaatattgagttgaatttttttacaagactGCATGTCATGCACCTGCCAAAACTACAGACTCTCCTAATGTAATGTTTAGAAATATGAAGGTTGGCCCCTAAATGTTTCTTAGTGCCTACCCTACCACAGCTACATTTCTTTCGTTTTCTGGGTTGGGGGAAGGAGTTACGTGCATGCCAAAATCTGCTTGGTGCTTGCAATGTTGTGCGGTAGACATTTTGCCATTAACATCAATATAATTGTTGTCTTTTGCAGGTTTTTGATCTGTATGGAGTTGGTTCACGTAAAGCTTTTGAAACACCAAACCTTGTAAAGGAACTTAATCTAAAGGTGAGTACTATATGTTAAATTgtgtttatttaaaattaatagatattccaaaatatattatttcttgcTCTGCTGACAACACCATTGCTTGAGTATTGTGTGTCTAGCGGCAACCTGGTAATGTATAGCTCCTGTGATAGCATGGTCTAGGGAAGGGTTAGATCCATTGTAGGTTTATTGTAGACAGTCTTACATTTGCATTTGTGAAAGGTTGATACCCGCAAACATGTGATGTAACCTCCAATTGTTACACAGGCTTACCTTCACATGAACAcacatatataaagaaaactctaTTATCGATAGTCTTATTTGAAGTTCAGATTCTCAGCCAAAATTCCTTGACATCGCATGTTTTGTCATCCAAATTGGATACCATTGTTTACCCAGAAGAACTGGATTGAAGGACTGCTGATGCACTCTTTGAAATTTGTGCCTTTGAGCACGTCAATTATATCCCTATTGTTTATgattgtgttggctttgattaggatatttttttcatttgcgAATAATTATTCTTACTGACATCTTATTATATATGCATAATGAACTAGGGGATCAAACTTGAAGCAATCATATAATAATGTCAATACACTGTACGTAGAGCGTAGTTTTTTAAATTCTCAGCCTGACATGAACAAATTCAGCTATTAGAATGGAGTGTTAAGTGTTTTGTTCACCCATTCCACTATCAGTTAGCCATGCACACTTACGATATATATCATAAATGAGTGGAGAAAAAGAAACTCTATTTTATTAACATGTAGGAAAATAAATGGTGCCACCAGGGGTTGGCTGTTATTTTTGACAGGTCAATAGTACATTTGCCTCTCCTTGAGATTacttattattttgatttgttcactAATATAAAAAACTTGTTACTTTGATTTGTGTTCTTTTTAAGGTAGACCAATACCTTATTGGGATAGTTTAAACTGAAACCAAATTTACACGCAGGATATGGATCATTAATGTAGCACAGACGCATTAGATTAAAGGTGTCTGGTGTCCGATATGTGTCAGTGTGTTAGACACCAACACAACACCGGCACATGTAGTTACTTTCAAATTTAAGttgcttttattttatcaaattattaccgGTGTCATTGTCAATATATTAGTGTCGTGTTCAGTACCGTGTTTGTGTCAATGCTTCATTCTGAATAGAAACATATGGTCAAACAAATCAAGATGTATTTTGGTTTGCTTTATGAAATCCAATCCTTTTCTTAACTACTTTATTCAAGCAAAACTGAACCTTCAACCATATTTGCACGTATTCCAGGTGGCTA
It encodes:
- the LOC11418454 gene encoding 5'-methylthioadenosine/S-adenosylhomocysteine nucleosidase, giving the protein MAAVQQSDAPLASTTDEKPISNIVIVIAMQTEAQPVVNKFELIEDPNSPFPEGVPWVRYHGKFKGLNLNLIWPGKDPSSGVDSVGTISSALVTYAAIQSFKPDLIINAGTAGGFKARGASVGDIFIASDCAFHDRRIPIPVFDLYGVGSRKAFETPNLVKELNLKVAKLSTGDSLDMTPQDESSITANDATVKDMEGAAVAYVADLLKVPAIFVKAVTDIIDGDKPTAEEFLQNLAAVTSALDLAVEQVINFIDGKCISEL